Proteins co-encoded in one Saprospira grandis genomic window:
- a CDS encoding ATP-dependent helicase translates to MSDYLSGLNDIQYKAVTHINGPLLVIAGPGSGKTRVLTYRIAHLVKTGIPPWEILALTFTNKAAREMKERIAGVVGDKANQIWAGTFHSIFARILRSEAEKIGFPSNFSIYDASDAKSAITAIIKAQGLDPKVYAANKVYSRISMAKNQLVSPQAYATDPDRIMQDKSAKMPYVYKIYDLYVKKCAQSGAMDFDDLLYQMHRLLDLNPDNVVEKYRKKFKYVLVDEFQDTNSLQYGIIQLLVNYPGSPRNICVVGDDAQSIYAFRGATIQNILDFERDYPELVVYKLEQNYRSTNYIVQAANDVIAYNSKQIRKKIFTDKGTGEQIKVMRAVTDKEEARLVAESIVEMKNRLHLKNEDFAILYRVNAQSRVFEEALKNKRLAYKVYGGMSFYERKEVKDTLSYLRTIINPKDEEALARIVNYPTRGIGDTSLTKLRNAAAERGLGLWEALKAAPQLGVGGRAGRSMVEFVAMIETFQRWAKDDDAYELAKRVVRMTGINDQLKKDKTAEGKARVDNVQELLDGIKSFVEEDEVDELLDDVLDKSLTSYLQNIALITDFDNDANENDRVKLMSVHAAKGLEFPAVFIVGLEENLFPSTMALKAKDSRSATDEERRLFYVAITRAEQYLTLSYASSRYRFGKMQYNNSSRFLEEISPSCLALAQPMGNRATVSGVKRYQNSRPMANSGRQLRKSELPKIKDFRPSPVQKLLPGVKVMHERFGKGKIIAVDGGDKKVATILFGERIGEKRIMLKYAKLMIID, encoded by the coding sequence ATGAGTGATTATTTATCAGGATTAAACGATATACAATATAAGGCGGTCACGCATATAAACGGCCCACTGCTGGTGATTGCTGGCCCAGGCTCGGGAAAAACGCGGGTATTGACCTATCGCATTGCGCATTTGGTTAAAACGGGGATTCCGCCTTGGGAAATTTTGGCCCTGACCTTTACCAATAAGGCGGCGCGAGAAATGAAAGAGCGGATTGCTGGAGTAGTGGGAGATAAGGCCAATCAGATTTGGGCCGGGACGTTCCACTCGATTTTTGCTCGGATTCTGCGTTCGGAGGCCGAGAAAATTGGTTTTCCCTCCAATTTTTCGATTTATGACGCCTCGGATGCTAAAAGTGCCATTACGGCTATTATTAAGGCTCAGGGTTTAGACCCCAAAGTATATGCGGCCAATAAAGTATATAGTCGGATTTCTATGGCTAAAAACCAATTGGTTTCGCCACAGGCTTATGCGACCGATCCAGACAGAATCATGCAGGATAAGTCGGCCAAAATGCCTTATGTCTATAAAATCTATGACCTTTATGTAAAGAAATGTGCCCAATCTGGCGCCATGGATTTTGATGATTTACTGTATCAGATGCACCGATTGTTGGACTTGAATCCCGACAATGTGGTAGAAAAATATCGCAAAAAGTTTAAATACGTTTTGGTGGATGAGTTTCAGGATACCAACTCTTTGCAGTATGGGATTATCCAGTTGCTGGTGAATTATCCAGGCAGCCCCAGAAATATTTGTGTGGTAGGCGATGATGCGCAGTCGATTTATGCTTTTCGGGGAGCGACCATTCAGAACATTTTGGATTTTGAGCGAGATTATCCCGAACTAGTCGTCTATAAATTGGAGCAAAACTACCGTTCGACCAATTATATTGTGCAGGCGGCCAATGATGTGATTGCCTATAACAGCAAGCAGATTCGGAAGAAAATTTTTACGGATAAAGGAACGGGCGAGCAGATTAAGGTGATGCGGGCCGTAACGGATAAGGAAGAGGCGCGTTTGGTGGCCGAATCTATTGTGGAGATGAAAAATCGCCTGCATCTGAAGAATGAAGACTTTGCGATTTTGTATCGGGTCAATGCGCAGTCGAGGGTGTTTGAAGAAGCCCTGAAAAACAAGCGTTTGGCCTATAAGGTCTATGGGGGCATGTCATTTTATGAGCGCAAGGAGGTAAAGGATACCCTTTCTTATTTGCGGACCATTATTAACCCCAAGGATGAGGAAGCTTTGGCCAGAATTGTCAATTATCCAACAAGAGGTATTGGCGATACGAGTTTGACAAAACTCCGAAATGCTGCTGCCGAAAGAGGTTTGGGCCTTTGGGAGGCTTTGAAGGCGGCGCCTCAGTTAGGCGTTGGGGGCCGTGCTGGCCGCTCTATGGTAGAATTTGTGGCCATGATCGAAACCTTTCAGCGTTGGGCCAAAGATGATGATGCCTATGAGTTGGCCAAAAGAGTGGTGCGGATGACCGGCATTAACGATCAGCTCAAAAAGGATAAAACGGCAGAAGGAAAAGCTCGGGTAGATAATGTTCAGGAGCTTCTAGACGGCATCAAGTCTTTTGTAGAAGAGGATGAGGTGGATGAGCTGCTTGATGATGTACTGGACAAAAGTTTGACCAGCTACCTACAAAATATTGCCCTAATTACTGATTTTGACAATGATGCCAATGAAAACGATCGCGTCAAGTTGATGTCGGTACATGCCGCTAAGGGACTAGAGTTTCCCGCTGTATTTATTGTAGGCCTAGAAGAGAATTTGTTTCCCTCTACCATGGCCCTTAAGGCCAAAGATAGCCGCTCGGCCACCGATGAAGAGCGCCGCTTATTTTATGTGGCCATTACTCGGGCAGAGCAGTACCTGACGCTATCTTATGCCTCTAGCCGCTACCGTTTTGGCAAAATGCAGTATAATAATTCTAGCCGCTTTTTGGAGGAGATTTCGCCTTCTTGTTTAGCTTTGGCTCAGCCGATGGGGAATCGGGCTACGGTTTCTGGGGTGAAGCGCTATCAAAATAGCCGCCCAATGGCCAACTCTGGTCGACAATTACGCAAGAGCGAACTGCCGAAAATCAAAGATTTTCGGCCCAGCCCAGTGCAAAAGCTTCTTCCTGGCGTAAAAGTTATGCATGAGCGCTTTGGCAAGGGCAAAATTATAGCAGTAGATGGAGGCGACAAAAAAGTGGCCACGATCTTATTTGGTGAACGAATTGGCGAAAAACGCATTATGCTTAAATACGCCAAACTTATGATTATAGACTAA
- a CDS encoding CHAT domain-containing protein, producing MKFLFALIFFFPLCLFAQISEQSFEEMADKGEYEAMVQLAQEQLKMSHISPRDKARLQFFLAWGLDEGPGDDSLALAQYLAAENWQKNAPQALKEYAETLGLLGFFYSQKRSDFEQALLRFEALEQAYNRLGEADSLKVDNEINLAYSLRMLEKIEEAEQRYKNLAQRLLKQPKAARKDLLRVYKELANLALEQDKVDQALQLFQQALQAAKENFGPESKAYASQLNSLATYYYRLSFYEEAEPLLLEALKIYKTQNIQDKKYAATLGNLGALYIELDRLHDALPLMQEAADIEKALLGEDNLDYATSLNNIGAVYMRLGEFEKSLAAVKQSVAIIKKAKGSSHGSYVNNLSNLAYVYTVAEKYELADAAYREVLAWVRQHRSEKSLIYARILYDYAILWEKKGDMDKAIALNREILSIQQAVLGPDNPKLLRSKNSLAIYLFANEQDEEALDYIDQVVRHCTNKNVGLAAEEQWQQQVLEHAPVQNTDLLKSLGLYYDYLQRKQPQDYKNRLEQIEQTAISLLENERKNMSAEADKLRSLRAQQRWVLLASKQAMQEKNYLRAFSFSDFNKTVLLRQHLAQKAGRSLSKLPKEWQEKQAKLIDDWKELRIAAQKTPEKSEKDSLLRAANTAKLKIDELRLELAQKYPQLAQLEEIKPLDIQALQKKLRANEALINYMVTPEKIYAFLLPKEGELIAKELPIQLEDLNKSINDFRKSLSDYPFIQSDSLKARTLYLQEGQLLYQQLLAPILGEKKQFDQLLIIPDAALAHIPFEALLRAAPQANSSYAELPYLVKDYAIYYNYSLALWQENKQQQPKNNGQFLGFAASYEGQAGPTSALRSMQEQRLRSHLSPLPAARQEIDFLAQEFSGQFFYDSLANEANFKRLAPNFSVIHLAMHGLLRPRQPLLSALAFSENNDSVENNFLEAHEIAKLELNSDLLVLSACETGLGKFEQGNGVASLARSFMYAKVPALLVSLWQVNDVSTAYLMQAYYKNLAEGQAKSKALQAAKLQYLSNAEGVAQHPAFWAAFIQLGADHPIKLSADFWSSKLMLLATVFASGLSILILLYIILRWKKKDQKAGLYQK from the coding sequence ATGAAATTCTTATTTGCCCTCATTTTCTTTTTCCCCTTATGCCTATTTGCCCAAATCTCGGAACAATCCTTTGAGGAGATGGCGGATAAAGGCGAGTATGAAGCTATGGTCCAATTGGCCCAAGAACAGCTCAAGATGAGCCATATTTCTCCCCGAGACAAAGCTCGTTTGCAGTTCTTTTTAGCTTGGGGTTTAGATGAAGGCCCTGGGGATGATAGTCTGGCCCTAGCCCAGTACTTAGCCGCCGAAAACTGGCAAAAAAATGCCCCTCAGGCCCTAAAAGAATATGCCGAAACCTTGGGGTTATTGGGCTTTTTTTATAGCCAAAAGCGCTCTGATTTTGAGCAGGCCCTTCTTCGCTTTGAGGCCTTAGAGCAAGCTTACAATCGCCTAGGTGAAGCCGACAGCCTAAAAGTAGACAATGAGATCAACCTGGCCTATTCGCTACGGATGCTCGAAAAAATAGAAGAGGCTGAGCAGCGCTATAAGAACTTGGCCCAGCGGCTGCTCAAGCAGCCCAAAGCGGCTCGTAAAGACTTGCTGCGGGTCTATAAAGAACTGGCCAACTTGGCCCTAGAACAAGACAAGGTGGATCAGGCCCTTCAGCTTTTTCAGCAAGCTTTGCAGGCAGCCAAAGAAAACTTTGGTCCAGAAAGTAAGGCCTATGCCAGTCAGCTCAATAGCTTGGCTACTTACTATTATCGCCTGAGTTTTTATGAAGAAGCCGAGCCCCTTCTCTTAGAGGCGCTTAAAATCTATAAGACCCAAAATATTCAAGACAAAAAATATGCGGCCACCTTAGGTAATTTAGGGGCACTCTATATTGAGCTCGACCGCCTACATGATGCCCTGCCCCTCATGCAAGAAGCCGCCGATATTGAAAAGGCCCTTTTGGGAGAAGATAATCTAGATTATGCCACTAGTTTAAATAATATTGGGGCCGTTTATATGCGCTTAGGCGAATTTGAGAAAAGTCTAGCCGCGGTAAAACAATCGGTAGCCATCATCAAGAAAGCCAAAGGCAGCAGCCATGGCAGCTATGTAAACAACCTATCCAATCTGGCCTATGTATATACTGTAGCAGAAAAATATGAGTTGGCCGATGCCGCTTATCGGGAGGTTTTGGCTTGGGTTCGGCAGCATAGAAGCGAAAAAAGCCTGATCTATGCCCGCATCTTATATGATTATGCCATCTTATGGGAAAAAAAGGGCGATATGGACAAAGCCATTGCCCTCAATAGAGAAATCTTAAGCATTCAACAGGCCGTTTTGGGCCCCGACAACCCCAAACTGCTCCGCAGCAAAAACAGTCTGGCCATCTACCTCTTTGCCAACGAGCAAGATGAAGAAGCCTTAGACTATATTGACCAAGTGGTTCGACATTGCACCAATAAAAATGTGGGCCTGGCGGCCGAAGAACAATGGCAGCAGCAAGTTTTGGAGCATGCGCCCGTACAAAATACCGACTTACTCAAGAGTTTGGGGCTCTACTATGACTATTTGCAACGCAAGCAGCCTCAAGACTATAAAAACCGCCTAGAACAAATAGAACAAACGGCTATTTCGCTGCTAGAGAATGAGCGAAAAAACATGAGTGCCGAAGCCGATAAATTGCGCAGTTTGCGGGCGCAGCAAAGGTGGGTCCTCTTGGCTAGTAAACAGGCCATGCAAGAGAAGAATTATCTTCGGGCCTTTAGTTTTTCTGACTTTAATAAAACGGTTTTGCTCCGCCAGCATTTGGCCCAAAAGGCAGGGCGCAGCCTCAGCAAACTGCCTAAAGAATGGCAAGAAAAACAGGCCAAGCTGATCGACGATTGGAAAGAGCTGCGGATTGCGGCCCAAAAAACGCCTGAAAAATCAGAAAAAGATAGTTTGTTGCGGGCAGCCAATACGGCCAAACTCAAAATTGATGAACTGCGTCTAGAATTGGCCCAAAAATATCCTCAACTGGCCCAATTGGAAGAGATAAAACCGCTAGATATTCAGGCTTTGCAAAAGAAGCTCCGAGCCAATGAAGCCCTGATTAACTATATGGTAACGCCCGAAAAAATCTATGCTTTTCTGCTGCCCAAGGAGGGCGAATTGATTGCCAAAGAGCTCCCTATTCAGTTAGAAGACTTAAATAAAAGCATCAATGATTTTAGAAAAAGCTTGAGTGACTACCCCTTTATTCAATCTGATTCGCTAAAGGCCCGAACGCTCTACCTCCAAGAGGGGCAACTGCTTTATCAGCAGCTATTGGCGCCTATTTTGGGCGAGAAAAAGCAGTTCGATCAACTGCTGATTATTCCAGATGCTGCCTTGGCCCATATCCCTTTTGAGGCCCTGCTCAGGGCAGCGCCCCAGGCCAACAGCAGCTATGCCGAGCTGCCTTATTTGGTGAAGGATTATGCCATCTACTACAACTATTCTTTGGCCCTTTGGCAGGAAAACAAGCAACAACAGCCCAAAAATAATGGGCAGTTTTTGGGCTTTGCCGCTAGCTATGAGGGGCAGGCTGGACCAACTTCCGCTTTGCGCTCTATGCAAGAGCAGCGCCTGCGCTCGCATCTGAGTCCCTTGCCTGCCGCTCGACAAGAGATTGACTTTTTGGCCCAGGAGTTTTCTGGACAATTCTTCTACGATAGCTTGGCCAATGAGGCTAATTTTAAGCGTTTGGCCCCTAATTTTTCGGTCATCCACTTGGCCATGCACGGCCTGCTGCGTCCTCGGCAGCCGCTGCTATCGGCCTTGGCTTTTAGTGAAAATAACGATAGTGTAGAAAACAACTTTTTAGAGGCCCATGAAATTGCCAAACTAGAGCTCAACAGCGATTTACTGGTCCTTTCTGCCTGTGAAACTGGGCTCGGAAAGTTTGAGCAGGGCAATGGCGTAGCCTCTTTGGCCCGTTCTTTCATGTATGCCAAAGTGCCAGCCCTGCTGGTCTCTCTTTGGCAGGTCAATGATGTGAGCACCGCCTATTTGATGCAAGCCTATTATAAAAACTTGGCCGAGGGGCAGGCCAAATCCAAGGCCCTACAGGCGGCCAAACTTCAGTACTTATCTAATGCCGAAGGAGTGGCTCAGCATCCTGCTTTTTGGGCCGCATTTATCCAGTTGGGGGCCGATCATCCTAT
- a CDS encoding MbnP family protein: protein MFNLLSKFSLAIAAFALVFSMGSCKKDEEDTATDTDLSMHLHYKVGTEDFAYDQVYTIDGVAVKFTLAQFYVSGINIMNDAGEMHSFDDLFLLAKPSQMDYALGTVPASFGDHLHMVKFNLGVDSVTNGQTEADFTSRDANDPLAAQSPRMHWSWNSGYIFMKFEGEIDTDGDGTTDSTAYWHVGKNNFLRAVELTAHEDMEENHTINVAVDLSTIFTNTNLATDYQTMTMDNMPLATKVADNMATAFGVE from the coding sequence ATGTTTAATCTACTGTCTAAATTTAGCCTAGCAATTGCTGCTTTTGCCTTGGTTTTTTCTATGGGCTCTTGTAAAAAAGATGAAGAGGATACAGCCACAGATACAGACCTCAGCATGCATTTGCACTACAAAGTAGGTACAGAAGACTTTGCCTACGACCAAGTATATACCATTGATGGTGTAGCCGTGAAGTTCACTTTGGCCCAGTTCTATGTTTCTGGAATCAATATTATGAATGATGCTGGCGAGATGCACAGCTTTGATGATCTTTTCCTTTTGGCCAAACCCAGCCAGATGGACTATGCCCTAGGAACTGTACCCGCTAGCTTTGGCGACCACCTACATATGGTTAAATTTAACCTAGGGGTGGACTCAGTAACCAACGGCCAAACTGAAGCTGATTTTACTAGCCGTGATGCCAATGATCCTTTGGCTGCTCAGAGTCCTCGTATGCACTGGAGCTGGAACTCTGGTTACATCTTCATGAAGTTTGAGGGAGAAATCGACACGGACGGTGACGGTACTACCGATAGCACTGCATACTGGCATGTTGGAAAAAACAACTTCTTGCGCGCTGTAGAATTGACTGCCCATGAAGACATGGAAGAAAACCACACCATTAATGTAGCGGTTGACCTTTCTACTATTTTCACCAACACTAACTTGGCTACCGACTACCAAACCATGACTATGGACAATATGCCTTTGGCTACTAAAGTGGCTGACAACATGGCTACTGCCTTTGGTGTAGAATAA
- a CDS encoding Lrp/AsnC ligand binding domain-containing protein, translating to MQGKKENIDETDRKILNILLKDANTSYVDIAKRIHVSPGTVHVRMKRLVRIGLVKKAFLNVDYNKLGYDICAFLGIHLENSSFYSQVVDALYHIPEVVNAHYTTGNYSIFVRIICRDTEHLREVLHEKIQEIDGVQRTETFISLEESIHRTISLESREEV from the coding sequence ATGCAGGGAAAGAAAGAAAACATTGATGAAACGGACCGAAAGATCCTCAACATTTTACTCAAAGACGCCAATACTTCTTATGTAGATATTGCCAAACGGATACATGTATCTCCGGGCACCGTTCATGTTCGCATGAAGCGCCTGGTCCGTATTGGATTGGTCAAAAAGGCTTTTTTGAATGTAGACTACAATAAATTGGGCTACGATATTTGTGCTTTCTTAGGCATTCATCTAGAAAACAGCTCTTTTTATAGCCAAGTGGTTGATGCCCTCTACCATATCCCCGAGGTCGTCAATGCACATTATACCACAGGCAATTACAGCATTTTTGTTCGCATTATCTGTAGAGATACCGAGCATTTGCGAGAGGTCTTACACGAAAAGATTCAGGAAATAGATGGGGTGCAACGCACCGAAACCTTTATTTCCTTAGAAGAGAGCATCCACCGCACCATTTCCCTAGAAAGCAGGGAGGAGGTTTAG
- a CDS encoding acyl-CoA thioesterase, producing MPTNERKTTFTFLAEPTDVNFGGKVHGGAVMKWIDQVSYACAASWSGHYCVTVYVGGIQFYRPIQIGQRVRLEAKVIYTGSSSMHIAVDVYSRDLREGDWKKTTHCIIIFVAVDENGKTVAVPKWTPKTEKDKALEDYAKRLMEHRQRIQEEMSPYVKEQTGA from the coding sequence ATGCCAACAAACGAAAGAAAAACCACCTTTACTTTTTTGGCCGAACCTACCGATGTAAATTTTGGAGGCAAGGTGCATGGTGGTGCCGTCATGAAATGGATTGACCAAGTGAGTTATGCCTGTGCCGCTAGTTGGAGCGGGCATTATTGTGTAACCGTTTATGTGGGGGGAATTCAGTTTTATCGGCCCATTCAGATTGGGCAAAGGGTCCGTCTAGAGGCCAAGGTAATTTATACGGGCAGTAGCTCTATGCATATTGCCGTAGATGTCTATTCTAGAGACCTGCGAGAAGGCGACTGGAAAAAGACCACGCATTGCATTATTATTTTTGTGGCCGTAGACGAAAATGGCAAAACCGTAGCGGTGCCCAAATGGACCCCCAAAACAGAAAAAGATAAGGCGCTTGAGGACTATGCCAAGCGCCTTATGGAACATAGACAGCGCATTCAGGAAGAAATGTCGCCCTATGTAAAAGAACAAACCGGAGCCTAA
- a CDS encoding cytochrome-c peroxidase: MRYLPLLFLSLLLLSSCQKEEKSYALDLPPGFPEVDLPEDNLPTPLRVELGKRLFFDPILSRDSSISCGSCHFRRLGFADDRVISPGIEGRLGFRNAPILTNLIYRENFFFDGGVPNLELQVVAPVEDENEMDFHLGGVVERLARHPEYAALLEKAYPGKPLTFAFTRAIASYERTLLTGQSAFDHYYYQGDSNALDSQEKRGWQLFQDKGCRDCHSGPNFSNEEFVNIGLYADYDYNGDPGRRRVTALDSDIGKFKVPSLRNIALTAPYMHDGSMQSLEEVVDFFASGGKAHFNKSPQMQAFTLSAQEKADLIAFLESLTDWEFVQGTD; the protein is encoded by the coding sequence ATGCGATACCTCCCCCTCTTATTCCTGAGTCTACTGCTGCTGAGCAGCTGCCAAAAAGAAGAAAAAAGCTATGCCCTAGATCTGCCGCCCGGTTTTCCAGAAGTAGATCTGCCTGAGGACAATCTGCCCACGCCCTTAAGGGTAGAATTGGGCAAGCGGCTATTTTTTGACCCCATTTTGTCTAGAGATTCTAGCATTTCTTGTGGCTCTTGCCACTTTAGAAGATTGGGTTTTGCCGACGATCGAGTAATTTCGCCAGGTATAGAGGGGCGCTTGGGCTTTCGCAATGCGCCCATTTTGACCAACCTCATTTATCGAGAAAACTTTTTCTTTGATGGGGGTGTCCCCAACCTAGAGCTACAAGTAGTGGCCCCAGTAGAAGATGAAAACGAGATGGATTTTCATTTGGGAGGCGTAGTGGAGCGGCTCGCTCGACATCCTGAATATGCCGCCCTTTTAGAAAAGGCTTATCCGGGAAAACCCCTTACTTTTGCCTTTACCCGTGCTATTGCGAGCTACGAAAGGACACTACTCACTGGCCAATCTGCCTTTGATCACTACTATTATCAGGGTGATAGCAATGCCTTGGATAGCCAAGAAAAAAGAGGTTGGCAGCTTTTTCAGGACAAAGGCTGTAGAGATTGCCATAGCGGCCCCAACTTCTCCAATGAAGAATTTGTTAATATTGGCCTTTATGCCGATTATGACTATAATGGTGACCCCGGCCGCCGAAGAGTGACCGCCTTAGATAGCGATATTGGCAAATTTAAGGTCCCTAGCCTTCGCAATATTGCCCTTACGGCCCCCTATATGCACGATGGCAGTATGCAAAGCCTTGAGGAAGTGGTGGATTTCTTTGCCTCTGGCGGAAAAGCCCACTTTAATAAAAGTCCCCAAATGCAAGCCTTTACGCTATCGGCCCAAGAAAAAGCCGATTTAATCGCCTTTTTGGAAAGCCTAACCGATTGGGAGTTTGTGCAGGGAACAGACTAA